In one window of Eleutherodactylus coqui strain aEleCoq1 chromosome 10, aEleCoq1.hap1, whole genome shotgun sequence DNA:
- the LOC136579761 gene encoding NTPase KAP family P-loop domain-containing protein 1-like, with product MVCPGFQTKDDVYCYSLAKALYYVVSPVTVGFYAPWGRRKDVLLNRIESYLCLEARKKEQEEIERTGQRTRKTTGKDLIKLIFLMIFHHPVITEKHKQRENIRYCFIRFSAWEYAGSDQLWAGMVTTLCDGIESFFGLAPISVYRAVARKTKIIDAPLKQEWVTKKFLCIPLWVATLLMITIGITVGALIMIFGFPFGNFSGDLLGAAEGVGATVVGISAAGAIRIAIVVIRNAVVTQKGKVEQQMNRSDMSSQLGFMSNVKAEVKIITRYLQVMEVFQRQKIRVILEITNLDQCMPDKVVGVLNAMNILLSDPNAPFISILAVDPHIIVDCVESSLLLKGMADNGYEFLNRIITLPFSIPRMNCETKLCILRNIIEGKGELIREDDEDTAVDIDILSEKDQLLRQRITPNLDVNINDMPLAVRSSNELMESESGFLDKGPKTKTLIDEAFRYLFDENMKDYITDNVVHIRRMVNTITITIRLMIREVPKSQINPSKVAEWVILATQWPCRLSWIMQCVEDEQQKMCPNEQETNGEYSKTFLWDVFEKSLEELDALKISLKHLLELDGDPELFHQLLCESFTVEDANFFLPFTVNLDASIKRHMELLRGSNNMFESKKSNRLSTLNLLNLSVDEVCKEMNKLGFREERLQLYTQKIKDHNLNGRALVYSNNNEIREVLGMGLGDWTLFSVYFLGVLPPSPTASATAPVIGKQEAPKVNAGSRENVLKPSRLSLYISEDNSS from the exons GTTTTCAGACAAAGGATGACGTCTACTGCTACTCTCTGGCGAAGGCTTTGTATTATGTTGTGTCTCCAGTGACAGTTGGGTTTTATGCACCATGGGGTAGACGCAAAGATGTCCTCCTCAATAGGATTGAAT CATACCTCTGTCTTGAAGCAAGAAAGAAGGAGCAAGAAGAAATAGAGAGGACTGGACAGCGGACAAGAAAAACAACAGGAAAAGATCTTATCAAACTTATCTTTCTTATGATATTTCACCATCCAGTGATCACGGAAAAGCACAAACAGCGAGAGAATATACGTTATTGTTTCATCCGCTTTAGTGCATGGGAATATGCTGGCAGTGACCAACTTTGGGCTGGAATGGTTACCACACTCTGTGATGGTATTGAAAGCTTTTTTGGACTGGCACCTATTAGTGTCTATAGAGCAGTAGCcagaaaaactaaaataatagATGCTCCACTCAAGCAGGAATGGGTTACTAAGAAATTCCTATGTATCCCACTTTGGGTTGCTACTTTGCTGATGATCACCATTGGAATTACTGTGGGTGCCTTGATCATGATATTTGGCTTTCCCTTTGGCAATTTCTCAGGAGATTTGTTGGGTGCCGCTGAAGGTGTTGGGGCAACTGTAGTTGGCATATCTGCAGCAGGAGCAATCAGAATAGCTATTGTGGTGATCAGAAATGCCGTTGTTACTCAGAAAGGTAAGGTGGAACAGCAAATGAATCGATCAGATATGAGCTCCCAATTGGGTTTTATGAGTAATGTCAAGGCCGAGGTTAAAATAATCACCCGTTACCTCCAAGTTATGGAAGTATTTCAAAGGCAAAAAATTAGAGTTATCCTTGAGATCACCAACTTGGACCAATGCATGCCAGACAAAGTGGTCGGGGTTCTAAATGCCATGAATATTCTCCTCTCTGACCCAAATGCcccatttatttccattttggCTGTAGATCCACATATCATTGTAGATTGTGTTGAAAGCTCTCTGCTATTAAAAGGTATGGCCGACAATGGCTATGAGTTTTTAAACCGTATAATAACATTACCTTTTAGCATCCCGAGAATGAACTGCGAAACTAAATTATGCATACTTAGAAATATTATCGAAGGCAAAGGTGAGCTGATTAGAGAGGATGATGAAGATACAGCAGTAGATATTGACATTCTAAGTGAGAAAGACCAGCTATTACGCCAACGAATTACCCCTAACCTTGACGTTAATATCAATGATATGCCATTGGCAGTAAGAAGCTCAAATGAATTAATGGAGAGCGAGAGCGGTTTCCTAGATAAAGGACCAAAGACGAAAACCTTAATAGATGAAGCCTTCAGATATCTTTTTGATGAGAACATGAAGGATTATATCACCGATAACGTTGTTCACATTAGAAGGATGGTAAATACTATCACTATAACCATCAGACTGATGATCAGGGAAGTACCAAAAAGCCAAATAAATCCTTCCAAAGTTGCAGAATGGGTGATTCTGGCTACCCAGTGGCCATGTCGCCTCAGCTGGATCATGCAGTGTGTTGAAGATGAGCAACAAAAGATGTGTCCCAATGAACAAGAAACAAATGGGGAATATTCTAAAACTTTTCTTTGGGATGTTTTTGAGAAGTCTTTGGAGGAGTTGGATGCCTTAAAGATAAGCCTAAAACATCTACTAGAGTTGGACGGAGATCCAGAGCTCTTCCACCAGTTATTATGTGAGAGCTTTACGGTGGAGGATGCCAACTTTTTTCTGCCGTTTACTGTTAATTTAGATGCTTCTATTAAGAGACATATGGAACTTCTAAGAGGCAGTAATAACATGTTTGAATCGAAGAAGAGCAATCGACTGTCCACGCTGAATTTGTTGAACCTGAGTGTGGACGAAGTGTGCAAAGAA atGAATAAACTTGGTTTTCGGGAAGAGCGCCTCCAACTGTATACGCAGAAGATTAAGGACCACAACCTAAATGGTAGAGCGCTTGTCTACAGCAATAATAATGAGATAAGAGAAGTGTTGGGTATGGGCCTCGGAGACTGGACACTTTTCAGTGTGTACTTCTTAGGGGTTCTTCCTCCATCTCCAACTGCCTCTGCGACTGCTCCAGTTATTGGCAAGCAAGAAGCTCCAAAAGTCAATGCTGGATCCAGAGAGAATGTCCTAAAACCAAGTAGATTGTCTCTATACATATCAGAAGATAATAGCTCCTAA
- the BLOC1S3 gene encoding biogenesis of lysosome-related organelles complex 1 subunit 3, whose protein sequence is MSSQGFQTVIKGEASETDDEEEMYVTSVPTRSFSGTCGVKIQGEASETDEEDVEGGKKHKIPSKSLEKDLPPLVVIRNEGESSPVGIEEKPMVNIQQPGRYSTLLQQKLLESNARLYHDVNNTIRQVYHTTTHEIRTLTNQLSNSQNGIINASHNIRLALEDLKGVSEKIDIITSCNLLPDIRI, encoded by the coding sequence ATGTCTTCTCAAGGATTCCAAACGGTCATAAAGGGGGAAGCTTCGGagactgatgatgaagaggagatGTATGTGACTTCTGTCCCAACTAGGTCATTCTCTGGTACATGTGGTGTAAAAATCCAAGGAGAAGCCTCAGAGACTGATGAAGAAGATGTTGAGGGTGGTAAGAAACATAAGATTCCTTCCAAGAGTTTAGAGAAGGACCTTCCTCCTCTAGTAGTCATCAGGAATGAAGGAGAAAGTTCTCCAGTTGGTATTGAAGAAAAGCCTATGGTCAACATACAGCAGCCAGGACGTTACAGCACATTGCTACAGCAAAAACTCTTGGAAAGCAATGCCCGTCTCTACCACGATGTCAACAACACTATCCGACAAGTCTACCATACGACTACTCATGAGATCCGGACACTAACCAACCAACTGAGCAACTCCCAGAATGGCATTATTAATGCTTCCCACAATATCCGACTTGCCCTTGAGGACTTGAAAGGGGTGTCTGAGAAGATTGACATAATAACCAGCTGTAACTTACTTCCCGATATAAGGATCTAA